Proteins from a genomic interval of Trichoderma breve strain T069 chromosome 2, whole genome shotgun sequence:
- a CDS encoding protein kinase domain-containing protein — protein MGDKLTSAILSEGFMGLKLFGTGTHGQIYGAYDKKLDNMVAIKKLDISTPAQGERLKHEIAAIKKVRHRNIVPILYALVRPRMALLVIPPKPSNLHALIPLQYDLNLKTSAFYCLTIQMLSALTYLQEEGLSHRNIKPTNILVEASGPGFHFQLTDFALAQPLAITDINKTYYKAPETYVDTYPLTTKQDVWSLFVTLAISCCYLSETELSNRPPSAAAWAVVEAGVQMGELEAMAQQNPTLRASASVMFHQLRPKERVNSRGEVEYPEVSPDYVGLYGSGRLENDAVIPLGPRADVRTLTGPLGLGSGVSVPALPPATPEPYQYLPSGLGLFDESTSMAIEVPNEAMPSPSSHSGYFQQSPDYEHFKFNQYDPVNQRCLASCCNNTNTNTNNNTPRSLSWTSSSQSLSPHAPSFVPVSPPLAPTTPLPLRAITPTETWDIWGVYKVANTINFSSKDYVRPYPMACDSQEDQVVEDVPLEDYKWTEDEDGPVAINPWQSPLLSFIS, from the exons ATGGGCGACAAACTGACATCCGCAATCCTCTCAGAGGGTTTCATGGGTCTCAAACTATTTGGGACTGGTACTCATGGCCAAATATACGGCGCCTACGACAAAAAGCTGGACAACATGGTAGCGATCAAAAAGCTCGATATTTCAACACCAGCACAAGGAGAGCGGTTAAAGCACGAGAttgccgccatcaagaaAGTCAGACAT CGCAACATTGTTCCCATCCTTTACGCCCTTGTCCGACCCAGAATGGCACTCCTCGTCATCCCCCCGAAACCAAGCAACCTCCACGCACTCATCCCTCTACAATACGATCTAAACTTGAAAACATCCGCCTTCTACTGCCTGACGATCCAGATGCTCTCTGCACTCACCTatctccaagaagaaggcctgTCCCACCGAAACATCAAACCCACCAACATCCTCGTCGAGGCCAGCGGCCCAGGCTTCCACTTCCAGCTCACAGACTTTGCCCTCGCCCAACCCCTCGCTATAACCGACATAAATAAGACTTATTACAAGGCGCCAGAGACGTACGTCGACACATACCCCCTAACCACGAAACAAGATGTCTGGTCGCTCTTCGTGACACTGGCCATCTCCTGCTGTTACCTATCCGAAACGGAGCTCTCTAATAGACCTCCCTCAGCAGCGGCCTGGGCGGTTGTCGAGGCGGGAGTGCAAATGGGCGAgcttgaagccatggcgcaGCAGAATCCGACTCTGCGAGCGTCGGCGTCAGTCATGTTCCACCAGTTGCGACCCAAGGAGAGAGTAAACTCACGGGGTGAAGTTGAATATCCAGAGGTCAGCCCCGACTATGTCGGCTTATACGGCAGCGGCCGACTGGAGAACGACGCTGTGATTCCTCTCGGGCCAAGAGCAGACGTTCGAACCTTGACTGGGCCTCTAGGATTAGGATCTGGAGTGTCAGTACCAGCGTTGCCACCTGCTACGCCTGAGCCATATCAATATCTGCCGTCAGGTCTCGGCTTGTTTGATGAATCTACATCTATGGCAATCGAGGTTCCCAACGAGGCaatgccatcaccatcttcacacAGCGGATATTTTCAGCAGTCGCCAGACTACGAGCACTTCAAGTTCAACCAATACGATCCAGTCAACCAGCGCTGTCtagccagctgctgcaacaacacaaacacaaacacaaacaacaacactcCTCGATCGTTATCCTggacctcttcctcccagtCTCTCAGCCCACACGCGCCGAGTTTCGTCCCCGTCAGCCCTCCCCTCGCCCCCACGACACCGTTACCGCTTCGTGCAATAACACCTACCGAGACCTGGGACATATGGGGCGTCTACAAAGTCGCAAACAccatcaacttctccagcAAGGATTACGTGAGGCCGTACCCCATGGCCTGCGACAGCCAGGAGGACCAAGTCGTGGAGGACGTACCGCTCGAGGACTACAAGTGGactgaagacgaagatggacCTGTTGCAATTAACCCGTGGCAGTCACCTTTATTGAGTTTCATCTCTTGA
- a CDS encoding glycosyl transferase family 8 domain-containing protein, with protein sequence MADKKRAVDSDKVWTTLITNLAYLPGLLTLNHSLRAAGSKYPLVALYTDSFPQAGHDALKRRGIPSQRIDYILPTNGKDYSNDPRFYDCWSKLVPFSLTQYSRIVQLDSDMLVLRNMDELMDLPLDDPQIHESGDNTSSSSKRVFAAGHACVCNPLRKPHYPKNWIPQNCAFTSQHSDPDTAQTTGADPAVGPLGFMNGGLQVVNPSAALYDQILAHMEADAVNMDFADQSLLSDLYRGRWVPLPYTYNALKTLRWEGVHAQIWRDDEVKNIHYILSPKPWDEINDEGEWTGTEESHKWWIDTNKKRKAAEKEAGIDDEF encoded by the exons ATGGCAGACAAGAAACGAGCCGTCGACTCAGACAAAG TCTGGACAaccctcatcaccaacctcgCCTACCTCCCCGgcctcctcaccctcaacCACTCCCTCCGCGCCGCAGGCTCAAAATACCCCCTCGTCGCCCTCTACACAGACTCCTTCCCCCAAGCCGGCCACGACGCCCTCAAGCGCCGCGGCATCCCCTCCCAGCGCATCGACTACATCCTCCCCACCAACGGTAAAGACTACTCCAACGACCCGCGCTTCTACGACTGCTGGAGCAAGCTCGTGCCCTTCTCTTTAACTCAATACTCCCGCATCGTTCAGCTCGACTCCGACATGCTCGTCCTCCGCAACATGGACGAACTCATGGACCTCCCCCTCGACGACCCCCAAATCCACGAGTCCGGCGACAacacatcttcttcctccaagCGCGTCTTCGCCGCCGGCCACGCCTGCGTCTGCAACCCCCTCCGCAAACCTCACTACCCCAAAAACTGGATCCCCCAAAACTGCGCCTTCACAAGCCAGCACTCAGACCCCGATACCGCCCAAACAACCGGCGCAGACCCTGCCGTCGGGCCCCTGGGCTTCATGAACGGCGGCCTGCAGGTCGTCAACCCGTCCGCCGCGCTCTACGACCAGATCCTCGCCCACATGGAGGCCGACGCCGTCAACATGGACTTCGCCGACCAGTCGCTACTATCTGACCTGTACCGCGGCCGCTGGGTCCCGCTGCCTTACACGTATAATGCGCTCAAGACGCTGCGCTGGGAGGGCGTGCACGCCCAGATTTGGAGGGACGACGAGGTGAAGAACATTCACTACATTTTGAGCCCTAAACCGTGGGATGAGATCAACGATGAGGGCGAGTGGACGGGGACTGAAGAGTCCCATAAGTGGTGGATAGATACTAATAAGAAGAGGAAAGCCGCTGAGAAGGAGGCTGgcattgatgatgaattttGA
- a CDS encoding autophagy-related protein: MAGLFQSFRSSSMPKRLLRYALSRLELLDSDALDMDNLDLAIGRNTVFEFRDVGVQLDKLEKLLKLPETFAIQKAKVLLLRVTIPMDFYTSPISIEVDGVDVKLKVVTTGAKSKSGRSTSAANNDDDTSAVPNTVDLAQSFLETQPSSERRKLEAALAAETQDLGASTSMSDDSSEDEPIVGTGQPLSLPGFLAGFLQGIVDRMQIRIKGVGFQLDMDIPVDMSSSTTEPVSFQIALEGIDIEGVTTRSEESRASAVAAPKEGKRQISLDNVRAYLISEANVFSTLTRSSSMTSPSATSSPLNTRNPPSRQATSLSVESLQTPAFAPSFTPSMMSSRRGFPGHSSQSPRGSVHSQRMSTSQGSSNPSIQSLHSSFIDQMAELDRPSYPLGDSEEALGIPYDLDDYQDEGVPDDECPSTPRASLSREFNSPDNAVFHSPEDPESNSSSPARRLFDSGLSRSQDMEEQISKSTYSLSRQQEDFEPSGTHSSTEFGPEGNYGPGNLAEDLSQSHLYTHEEAESMYMSAFSKAESQADISGLEISQHTLPPPVDPAVEQSVEQTALPLEEQTTELARTPPASPRRGIQSPPTYASPKSAMPGGWDDNASQGSSGSDRTMSHNAVTKEHSPPRADILEPQPQPVFESEAEPKAEFEVEQGKPSSPAIKPTPTAEERNSPMETDEESQHEDAATPKGPTRVVKEILHLQTISVYIPTTHQHIEMEEDTSESVAELARAMSNSVYPQAPGAFSVHAPASGSVFDHRPHIRRTQSVDNVLEVDLSPVSIRFDASLAFVLAMIVGKLLEAVKNENPVKAPSKGADNAQQSDKVPEIKVSVKEISLDFLSRLGGVTDTPHRHLDPSVFMFDHEVLLNATLGNLAISVSPVKVTAHPAGRGKPEKQDAIQTTIDLETFRFGYTNDDIISFDKARPMSTSVRDTFLSNGHDVGIKMTQSKDSVKTEIETLPLAIRMDLQRLDETFSWFGGLSSFLNMSASMTSSPSPTPKPPPKPASTQRTRGVRFDTPINPDDKSATSENKVNMRIGGSYIELLGKECSFVAESNAIKLISREEGVGVGCSMMRVSGPYLKNSMADPAINTEILGMRLEFVTTPNDSDLEKLLGLITPSKAKFDHGSDEIMVDTLIRQRRKGSVLRVGVETLNVRVKNLAQLEVLPALGEELAKLSTVAKYLPEDDRPGLMTLAKVNKFGASVDIGGALGQLSSDIKELEAAHITVPSLVAIAVSGISIKRNKTEELVSSSILYPSAEIANRGPVIMARMIGDDIEPVVKLNLQDISIEYRVPTIMDVLGLANDATPQDFEDSLAASVAGLGDHAHAALARQQPPSPTQSTTKQSKPMTLDVSFRDCLIGLNPLNQKSKMVVVFTDARLAVVLPKDEVTNVSLDVNKASILLTDDASLSTSDHRVSSSARRRASSSASPQVVSMCAQGFVDICYMSSAKVTVSVAPNADGEKQVEVEVRDDLLVLETCADSTQTLISLANALSPPTPPSKENKYRTKVMPVQDLLASISAEAFGKPEGEYDFDQDFAGAQEMAKSQSDAGFGGDSLRVESQFYGDELGGEELFDAMKLSATSQDPRMQDDFYTENAAEEHAAKIWNSNKNTYDKAPANLVKRAPLKVSVRDVHLIWNLFDGYDWTHTRDIISKAVHDVEAKVYERQARLSGQQIFEEEIEDEETIGDFLFNSIYIGIPANRDPQELARAINEGLADNATETESVATTAVTATTNRTMRRGYPKSRRLKLQRSKHHKITFELQGVNVDMVAFPAGAGETQSSIDVRVQNLDIFDHVPTSTWKKFVTYDQDQGEREMGTSMVHLELLTVKPLPELGASEIVLRATVLPLRLHVDQDALDFITRFFEFKDDSVPVHSSPSDVPFLQRAEVMDIPVKLDFKPKRVDYAGLRMVLRHVIIYGVTGFDRFGKTLNDIWSPDVRKTQLPGVVAGLAPVRSLVNIGSGFKDLVEIPLKEYQKDGRIIRSISKGAAAFARTTGTELVKFGAKLAVGTQYALQGAEEMLSGGARPEEGWEDDDLDADDKKQISLYADHPTGVIQGIRGGYRSLARDVNLARDAIIAVPGEVMESQSASGAARAVLRRAPTIIFRPAVGVTKVIGQTLMGATNSIDPHNQRRINEKYKRH; this comes from the exons GAT AaactggagaagctgctgaagctgcccgAGACGTTTGCGATACAGAAAGCCAAGGTCTTACTCCTCCGAGTTACCATTCCGATGGACTTTTACACGAGCCCCATATCTATCGAAGTTGATGGCGTGGATGTCAAGTTGAAAGTGGTGACAACCGGTGCCAAGTCCAAATCGGGCCGTTCAACTTCGGCAGccaacaacgacgacgatacCTCAGCAGTTCCGAATACTGTTGATCTTGCGCAATCATTCCTCGAAACGCAGCCATCGTCGGAGCGAAGAAAGCTCGAAGCGGCGCTAGCTGCAGAAACACAAGATCTCGGCGCATCCACTTCCATGAGCGATGACAGCAGCGAAGATGAACCGATCGTGGGCACTGGGCAGCCCTTGTCGCTGCCGGGCTTCCTGGCTGGCTTTTTACAAGGAATCGTTGATCGGATGCAGATAAGGATTAAAGGGGTGGGGTTCCAGTTAGATATGGATATTCCGGTGGATATGagttcatcaacaacagAACCTGTGTCTTTCCAAATAGCCCTGGAAGGCATCGACATCGAGGGTGTTACCACGAGGAGCGAGGAATCCCGAGCGTCCGCCGTAGCAGCACCCAAGGAAGGAAAACGGCAGATCTCTCTTGACAATGTCCGCGCCTATCTAATATCTGAGGCCAACGTCTTTTCTACCCTGACTCGGTCGTCTTCCATGACTTCGCCATCGGCAACATCTTCACCTCTTAATACGAGGAATCCACCTTCGAGGCAAGCTACTTCCTTGTCTGTGGAAAGTCTGCAAACGCCTGCTTTTGCGCCTTCCTTCACACCGTCGATGATGTCCTCCCGGCGAGGGTTCCCTGGCCACTCGTCGCAGTCGCCTCGAGGAAGCGTTCATAGCCAGCGCATGTCGACATCACAAGGCAGCAGTAATCCTTCTATCCAATCGCTACATTCGAGTTTTATAGATCAAATGGCTGAGTTGGATCGACCCAGCTATCCTTTGGGAGATAGCGAAGAGGCTCTTGGAATTCCATACGACCTCGACGACTATCAGGATGAGGGTGTGCCGGACGATGAATGCCCTTCAACTCCCCGCGCCTCGCTATCCCGAGAATTCAACTCCCCTGATAACGCAGTATTTCACTCGCCCGAAGACCCTGAATCGAATTCCTCATCACCCGCAAGGAGATTGTTTGATAGTGGGCTGTCAAGATCACAAGACATGGAGGAGCAGATCTCAAAGTCAACCTATTCCTTATCGCGACAGCAAGAAGATTTTGAGCCGTCTGGCACTCACTCTTCCACGGAGTTTGGGCCCGAGGGTAATTATGGGCCAGGGAATCTGGCTGAAGATCTTTCGCAATCACATCTATATACCCATGAGGAAGCTGAGAGCATGTATATGAGTGCTTTCTCAAAAGCAGAGAGTCAAGCCGACATATCAGGACTTGAAATTTCTCAACACACACTTCCCCCACCCGTTGATCCAGCTGTCGAACAATCTGTTGAACAAACGGCCCTACCACTAGAAGAACAAACAACAGAGCTCGCTCGGACCcctccagcctctccaagGCGAGGTATCCAATCTCCGCCTACATATGCGTCTCCCAAGTCCGCCATGCCTGGTGGCTGGGATGACAATGCCTCTCAAGGCTCATCCGGATCTGACAGAACAATGTCCCATAATGCCGTGACGAAGGAGCATTCCCCTCCCAGGGCAGATATACTagagcctcaacctcaaccagTTTTTGAATCTGAAGCCGAGCCCAAAGCCGAGTTCGAAGTTGAACAAGGGAAGCCAAGCTCTCCAGCAATTAAACCAACTCCAACAGCTGAGGAAAGGAACAGCCCCATGGAAACGGATGAGGAGTCACAACACGAGGATGCCGCCACTCCAAAAGGGCCAACACGAGTTGTCAAGGAAATTTTACATCTTCAGACAATTTCCGTATATATACCTACGACACATCAACATatagaaatggaagaagacacTTCTGAATCGGTTGCGGAACTTGCCCGGGCGATGAGCAATTCGGTCTATCCTCAGGCTCCCGGAGCCTTCTCCGTGCATGCACCAGCATCTGGTTCTGTGTTCGATCACAGGCCTCACATACGACGAACTCAGAGCGTTGATAACGTTTTGGAGGTCGATCTGTCCCCAGTTTCGATCCGTTTTGACGCTTCTCTGGCATTTGTGCTTGCCATGATTGTTGGAAAACTTCTCGAGGCAGTGAAAAATGAAAATCCGGTCAAAGCCCCAAGCAAGGGCGCTGATAATGCGCAGCAATCAGATAAGGTGCCGGAAATCAAGGTGTCAGTTAAAGAGATATCTTTGGATTTCCTGAGTCGACTTGGTGGGGTGACAGACACTCCTCATCGCCACCTGGACCCCTCAGTATTCATGTTCGACCATGAAGTTCTTCTCAACGCAACATTGGGGAATTTGGCTATCTCCGTGTCACCTGTCAAGGTGACTGCTCACCCCGCCGGAAGAGGTAAGCCAGAGAAGCAGGATGCCATCCAGACAACGATTGATCTGGAAACTTTCCGTTTCGGATATACCAATGACGACATTATCTCTTTTGACAAAGCTAGACCCATGAGTACGTCTGTAAGGGACACTTTTCTTTCAAACGGGCATGATGTTGGCATCAAGATGACACAGTCCAAGGACAGCGTCAAGACAGAAATTGAgacgctgccattggctaTCCGTATGGATTTGCAAAGACTCGATGAGACCTTTAGCTGGTTTGGAGGTCTGAGCAGCTTTCTCAATATGAGTGCCTCGATGACTTCTAGCCCATCACCTACACCCAAACCGCCACCGAAGCCAGCCTCAACCCAGCGAACAAGAGGTGTACGATTTGATACACCCATCAACCCGGACGACAAATCGGCTACTTCTGAAAATAAAGTCAATATGCGGATAGGCGGCTCCTACATTGAGCTCCTAGGGAAAGAATGTAGCTTTGTCGCCGAGAGCAATGCTATCAAGCTTATCAGCAGAGAGGAAGGTGTCGGAGTCGGGTGTAGCATGATGCGCGTGTCTGGGCCGTATCTAAAGAATTCCATGGCGGATCCCGCCATCAATACGGAGATACTCGGCATGCGGTTGGAGTTTGTGACGACTCCAAACGATTCGGACCTTGAGAAACTGCTTGGATTAATCACGCCCTCCAAAGCCAAATTTGACCACGGAAGCGATGAGATCATGGTTGACACTCTTATACGGCAGCGAAGGAAAGGCTCAGTACTCAGAGTCGGAGTGGAAACGCTGAATGTGCGGGTGAAAAACTTGGCTCAGCTTGAGGTTCTTCCAGCCCTGGGTGAAGAATTGGCCAAGCTGTCCACCGTGGCGAAATATCTCCCCGAAGATGATAGGCCTGGGCTCATGACTCTTGcaaaagttaataaattcGGTGCGAGCGTTGACATTGGCGGAGCCCTTGGACAGCTTAGCAGCGACATTAAAGAGCTAGAGGCCGCGCATATTACTGTCCCGTCTTTGGTGGCTATTGCCGTCTCGGGGATATCTATCAAGCGTAACAAGACCGAAGAGCTCGTCAGTTCCTCAATTCTATATCCTTCGGCTGAGATTGCGAACCGCGGCCCGGTTATTATGGCAAGAATGATTGGGGACGACATTGAGCCCGTTGTGAAGCTGAACCTACAAGACATCAGCATCGAATACCGCGTTCCAACGATTATGGACGTTCTTGGTCTGGCCAATGACGCTACTCCTCAGGACTTTGAAGACAGCCTTGCTGCCTCAGTCGCCGGTCTTGGCGATCACGCCCACGCAGCATTGGCACGGCAGCAACCCCCATCGCCGACACAGTCCACTACGAAGCAGAGTAAGCCAATGACTTTGGATGTGTCGTTTCGGGACTGTCTTATCGGCCTAAATCCACTCAACCAAAAATCAAAGATGGTCGTTGTATTTACAGACGCTCGCCTTGCCGTAGTCCTCCCCAAGGACGAGGTTACTAACGTGAGTCTCGACGTTAACAAGGCGTCTATTCTGCTCACGGATGATGCTTCATTGAGCACATCGGATCACCGCGTCTCTTCAAGCGCAAGGCGCCGAGCgtcctcttcagcatcccCTCAAGTAGTTTCAATGTGTGCTCAGGGGTTCGTTGACATTTGCTACATGTCATCAGCAAAGGTCACCGTCAGCGTCGCCCCAAATGCAGATGGTGAGAAGCAAGTGGAGGTTGAAGTTCGAGACGACCTGTTGGTGCTAGAGACTTGCGCAGACTCAACTCAAACTCTGATAAGTCTGGCAAATGCCCTTtcgccaccaacaccaccaagcaaagagaacaaaTACAGGACCAAGGTGATGCCTGTACAAGACCTGCTTGCGTCGATTTCAGCCGAGGCATTTGGAAAGCCAGAAGGGGAATACGACTTTGACCAAGACTTTGCGGGTGCAcaggagatggccaagagtCAGTCCGACGCCGGCTTTGGGGGCGACTCCCTTCGCGTTGAGTCACAGTTTTACGGAGATGAGCTTGGGGGAGAAGAGCTCTTTGATGCTATGAAGCTTTCCGCCACATCACAGGATCCACGGATGCAAG ATGACTTTTACACGGAAAACGCCGCCGAAGAGCACGCCGCCAAAATTTGGAACTCGAACAAGAACACGTACGACAAGGCCCCTGCAAACTTGGTGAAACGCGCCCCCCTAAAGGTATCTGTAAGGGACGTCCACCTCATCTGGAACTTATTTGACGGTTATGACTGGACTCATACGCGCGACATTATCAGCAAAGCCGTTCATGACGTAGAGGCAAAGGTCTACGAACGACAAGCACGACTCAGCGGGCAGCAGATTTTTGAGGAAGAAATCGAGGACGAAGAGACGATTGGCGACTTTTTGTTCAATTCCATCTACATTGGAATTCCAGCCAACCGAGATCCACAGGAGTTGGCTCGTGCGATTAACGAAGGTCTTGCTGATAATGCAACGGAGACGGAGTCTGTCGCTACAACGGCAGTGACGGCCACGACGAACCGGACCATGCGTCGAGGATACCCCAAGTCACGGCGCTTAAAGTTACAACGAAGCAAGCACCACAAGATCACCTTTGAACTCCAAGGTGTTAATGTTGACATGGTTGCATTCcccgctggagctggagagacGCAGAGCAGCATCGATGTTCGGGTTCAGAATCTTGACATTTTTGACCATGTTCCCACGTCAACATGGAAGAAATTTGTAACGTACGATCAGGATCAGGGTGAGCGTGAGATGGGAACCAGCATGGTGCATCTCGAGCTCCTCACAGTGAAGCCGTTACCTGAGCTAGGAGCATCAGAGATTGTTCTTCGAGCGACCGTGTTGCCCCTGAGACTCCATGTCGACCAGGATGCTCTCGACTTCATCACTCGCTTCTTTGAATTCAAAGACGATAGCGTTCCGGTGCACTCATCACCCAGCGATGTGCCCTTCCTACAAAGGGCCGAGGTGATGGATATTCCAGTCAAGCTAGACTTTAAGCCGAAGCGAGTAGACTATGCTGGCCTTCG GATGGTCCTCCGGCATGTAATCATTTACGGAGTCACCGGCTTTGATCGATTCGGCAAGACTCTCAACGACATTTGGTCGCCCGATGTCAGAAAGACGCAGCTTCCAGGTGTCGTGGCAGGTCTAGCACCCGTGAGATCCCTGGTCAACATTGGCAGCGGGTTCAAAGATTTGGTTGAGATCCCCCTCAAAGAATACCAAAAGGACGGTCGCATCATTCGAAGCATATCCAAGGGAGCCGCGGCGTTTGCTCGCACGACTGGAACGGAACTGGTCAAATTCGGAGCGAAACTGGCCGTCGGCACGCAGTACGCTCTACAAGGGGCAGAGGAGATGCTCAGCGGCGGGGCTCGGCCTGAGGAGGGCTGGGAAGACGATGACTTGGATGCAgacgacaagaagcaaatctCGCTGTATGCAGACCATCCCACAGGTGTAATCCAAGGCATCCGGGGTGGTTACAGATCACTTGCCAGAGATGTGAACCTGGCAcgagatgccatcatcgcaGTGCCAGGTGAGGTTATGGAGAGCCAGTCAGCTAGCGGTGCTGCCAGGGCGGTTCTGCGACGAGCGCcaaccatcatcttccgACCTGCAGTGGGTGTGACCAAGGTCATTGGCCAGACATTGATGGGAGCCACGAACTCGATTGATCCCCACAATCAACGCAGAATTAACGAG AAATATAAGAGGCATTAA